A single region of the Lysinibacillus sp. B2A1 genome encodes:
- a CDS encoding RNA polymerase subunit sigma-70, whose product MLQQFQQDYEQHSDTIFKYIYYLVGNKELAEDLTQETFFKAYQYMHTYRKEANIVIWLRKIARNLVYDYFRRKRIFQFIPFFQKDCLQDKALLPEEFLLKGEIFLAVFQALFKIKLEYREAIILRYIEELSVKEVSDLLGWSEAKVKNNTTRGLRAVRKILGEEGICYE is encoded by the coding sequence TTGCTACAGCAATTTCAGCAAGATTATGAGCAGCACAGTGATACTATTTTTAAATATATTTATTATTTGGTAGGGAACAAGGAACTAGCGGAAGATTTAACACAGGAAACATTCTTTAAAGCCTATCAATATATGCATACATATAGGAAGGAAGCAAACATTGTTATATGGTTAAGAAAAATAGCTCGAAATTTAGTATACGATTACTTTAGACGTAAGCGAATTTTTCAATTTATCCCGTTTTTTCAGAAGGATTGTTTACAAGATAAAGCCTTGTTACCAGAGGAGTTTTTATTGAAAGGAGAAATTTTTTTAGCTGTTTTTCAAGCACTATTTAAGATAAAGCTTGAGTACCGAGAAGCTATTATTTTACGTTACATCGAGGAGCTATCAGTTAAAGAGGTCAGTGATTTACTAGGCTGGAGCGAAGCAAAGGTGAAAAATAATACGACGCGAGGTCTTAGGGCAGTACGAAAAATACTAGGGGAGGAGGGGATATGCTATGAATGA